A genomic stretch from Asterias rubens chromosome 7, eAstRub1.3, whole genome shotgun sequence includes:
- the LOC117292866 gene encoding somatostatin receptor type 5-like, with the protein MESPIGRIIVACSIGVLCSIGIVTNAVLISFYIRRPVMRTSTNVYLVHKAVSDLISLLPFPLHLAEILGSGWIFGDWVCKVVASVETLCMLVNANITFAMAYDRYVAVAKPGNGLQRTVTTARNHVAVSWLYGLMLVIPAATASWTVVWLPKEPAPGWLTCGYNWPAGEMYHSIYFGSLLVLFYAGHYLVYISFVYVAWGRVKQSKDEFLTRHDTVQRCRAVASVLIINFLGYFVYWAQHAYTMITLGEDQIQVPHIPSGLLDPLSVASTSAVYIVASGNLFLYSLSMDQWKAVTMDAVHCRCGPVGGRGVVQPFHAESVAVIDVTAAVDDDPPHAINSNNVHRDSDNDSFVNLSHHSDEELEIQDVSI; encoded by the coding sequence ATGGAATCTCCTATTGGAAGGATCATTGTCGCCTGCTCGATAGGCGTTTTGTGCTCCATTGGCATCGTGACAAACGCCGTCTTGATTTCGTTCTACATTCGGCGCCCGGTAATGCGTACATCCACCAATGTTTACCTCGTCCATAAGGCGGTTTCTGATCTGATATCTCTACTGCCTTTTCCTTTACATCTTGCCGAGATTTTGGGTTCTGGCTGGATCTTTGGGGATTGGGTGTGTAAAGTAGTTGCGTCCGTTGAGACGCTGTGCATGCTTGTGAACGCGAACATTACGTTTGCAATGGCGTATGACAGATATGTGGCTGTTGCTAAACCAGGCAATGGTTTACAGCGTACCGTCACTACGGCACGGAATCACGTGGCCGTCTCGTGGCTGTATGGCCTCATGCTTGTCATCCCAGCAGCAACGGCAAGTTGGACTGTCGTGTGGCTACCAAAGGAGCCCGCGCCGGGCTGGCTGACGTGCGGCTACAACTGGCCGGCTGGTGAAATGTACCACTCAATATACTTTGGTAGCCTGCTGGTCCTGTTCTACGCGGGACATTACCTTGTGTACATCTCATTTGTTTACGTCGCATGGGGACGAGTGAAACAGAGCAAGGACGAGTTCCTGACGCGTCATGACACCGTACAGCGCTGTCGAGCGGTGGCCAGCGTCCTTATAATCAACTTCCTCGGTTATTTTGTGTATTGGGCACAACATGCGTACACCATGATCACCCTGGGTGAAGACCAGATCCAAGTGCCACATATCCCGTCCGGTCTCTTGGATCCACTCTCCGTAGCATCGACTTCTGCTGTCTACATCGTAGCCAGTGGTAACCTCTTTCTGTACAGCTTGTCCATGGACCAGTGGAAGGCAGTGACAATGGATGCCGTTCACTGTCGCTGTGGTCCGGTTGGCGGCCGCGGGGTGGTGCAACCTTTTCACGCCGAGAGTGTGGCTGTCATTGACGTGACAGCGGCAGTGGACGACGACCCGCCACACGCAATCAACAGCAACAATGTTCATCGCGACAGTGACAATGACAGTTTTGTTAACCTAAGTCATCATTCGGATGAAGAACTTGAGATTCAGGATGTGTCCATTTAA